From a single Callithrix jacchus isolate 240 chromosome 5, calJac240_pri, whole genome shotgun sequence genomic region:
- the EDN3 gene encoding endothelin-3 isoform X2, producing the protein MEPGLWLLFGLTVTSAAGLVPCSQSGDAGRRGVSQAPTAARSEGDCEETVAGSGEGTVAPLQGPSPGSAGQEQAAKGTPAHHRSRRCTCFTYKDKECVYYCHLDIIWINTPEQTVPYGLSNHRGSLRGKRSAGLLPGSLPLSQWPHLRCTCTGKYDKDCLHFCTQTLDVSR; encoded by the exons ATGGAGCCGGGGCTGTGGCTCCTTTTCGGGCTCACCGTGACCTCCGCAGCAG GATTGGTGCCTTGCTCCCAGTCTGGGGATGCTGGCAGGCGCGGAGTGTCCCAGGCCCCCACTGCAGCCAGATCTGAGGGGGACTGTGAAGAGACTGTGGCTGGCTCTGGCGAGGGGACTGTGGCCCCTCTGCAGGGTCCAAGTCCTGGAAGTGCTGGGCAGGAGCAGGCTGCCAAGGGGACCCCTGCGCACCACCGATCCAGGCGCTGCACGTGCTTCACCTACAAGGACAAGGAGTGTGTCTACTATTGCCACCTCGACATCATTTGGATCAACACACCCGA ACAGACTGTACCCTATGGACTGTCCAACCACAGAGGAAGCTTACGGGGCAAGAGGTCTGCGGGGCTGCTTCCGGGGAGCCTGCCGCTCTCACAATGGCCGCACTTGCGCTGCACTTGTACAGGGAAATATGACAAGGACTGCCTGCATTTTTGCACCCAAACTCTGGACGTCAGCAG
- the EDN3 gene encoding endothelin-3 isoform X1: MEPGLWLLFGLTVTSAAGLVPCSQSGDAGRRGVSQAPTAARSEGDCEETVAGSGEGTVAPLQGPSPGSAGQEQAAKGTPAHHRSRRCTCFTYKDKECVYYCHLDIIWINTPEQTVPYGLSNHRGSLRGKRSAGLLPGSLPLSQWPHLRCTCTGKYDKDCLHFCTQTLDVSRLKSRTDKASRL; this comes from the exons ATGGAGCCGGGGCTGTGGCTCCTTTTCGGGCTCACCGTGACCTCCGCAGCAG GATTGGTGCCTTGCTCCCAGTCTGGGGATGCTGGCAGGCGCGGAGTGTCCCAGGCCCCCACTGCAGCCAGATCTGAGGGGGACTGTGAAGAGACTGTGGCTGGCTCTGGCGAGGGGACTGTGGCCCCTCTGCAGGGTCCAAGTCCTGGAAGTGCTGGGCAGGAGCAGGCTGCCAAGGGGACCCCTGCGCACCACCGATCCAGGCGCTGCACGTGCTTCACCTACAAGGACAAGGAGTGTGTCTACTATTGCCACCTCGACATCATTTGGATCAACACACCCGA ACAGACTGTACCCTATGGACTGTCCAACCACAGAGGAAGCTTACGGGGCAAGAGGTCTGCGGGGCTGCTTCCGGGGAGCCTGCCGCTCTCACAATGGCCGCACTTGCGCTGCACTTGTACAGGGAAATATGACAAGGACTGCCTGCATTTTTGCACCCAAACTCTGGACGTCAGCAG